The following are from one region of the Streptomyces decoyicus genome:
- a CDS encoding sugar ABC transporter ATP-binding protein: protein MTGVNDDVPGGRELLRVEGVTKAFPGVRALDGVDLTLRTGEVHVLLGENGAGKSTLIKMLSGAHRPDEGRILVDGEEVTIRSAQDAERHGIATIYQEFNLVPGLTVAENIFLGRQPRTALGLVDRKTMRARAAELLRRVRLDVSPNTPVAELGIARLQMVEIAKALSLEARVLIMDEPTAVLTSEEVETLFGIVRELRDTGVGIIFITHHLDEIGALGDRVTVLRDGRSVEEVPASTDEDELIRLMVGRDIAEQYPRQRPETPGAPLLRVRGLTRNGSVAGPVFEGIDFEVRAGEVVGLAGLVGAGRTEVVRAIFGVDRYDAGTVEIDGKELARGDVRAAMRAGLGLVPEDRKGQGLVLDASLQDNLTLARLDRDTRGGLVDRGAQRREAATVAEQLKVRMSGLGQSARTLSGGNQQKIVIGKWLLADTRLLILDEPTRGIDVGAKVEIYQLINDLTASGRAVLMISSDLPEVLGMSDRVLVMSQGRLAGELSAEQATQDAVMELALQSPHGTSTKYNDKSAMEGSDVH, encoded by the coding sequence ATGACCGGCGTCAACGACGACGTACCGGGCGGCCGCGAACTGCTGCGCGTCGAGGGGGTGACGAAGGCGTTCCCGGGCGTCCGCGCGCTGGACGGCGTGGACCTGACCCTGCGCACCGGTGAGGTGCACGTCCTGCTCGGCGAGAACGGCGCGGGCAAGAGCACCCTCATCAAGATGCTCTCCGGCGCCCACCGCCCCGACGAGGGCCGCATCCTCGTGGACGGCGAGGAGGTCACCATCCGCTCGGCGCAGGACGCCGAACGGCACGGCATCGCCACCATCTACCAGGAGTTCAACCTCGTCCCCGGGCTGACCGTCGCCGAGAACATCTTCCTGGGCCGCCAGCCGCGCACCGCGCTCGGCCTCGTCGACCGGAAGACGATGCGGGCACGGGCCGCCGAACTGCTGCGGCGCGTACGCCTCGACGTCTCCCCGAACACCCCGGTCGCCGAACTGGGCATCGCCCGCCTCCAGATGGTCGAGATCGCCAAGGCGCTCAGCCTGGAAGCGCGCGTCCTGATCATGGACGAGCCGACCGCGGTCCTGACCTCCGAGGAGGTCGAGACCCTCTTCGGGATCGTCCGCGAGCTGCGGGACACCGGCGTCGGCATCATCTTCATCACCCACCACCTGGACGAGATCGGCGCGCTCGGCGACCGGGTCACCGTCCTGCGCGACGGCCGGTCCGTCGAGGAGGTGCCGGCCTCGACGGACGAGGACGAGCTGATCCGCCTCATGGTGGGCCGGGACATCGCCGAGCAGTACCCGAGGCAGCGCCCCGAGACGCCGGGCGCGCCCCTGCTGCGCGTCCGCGGCCTGACCCGCAACGGCTCGGTGGCCGGGCCGGTCTTCGAGGGCATCGACTTCGAGGTCCGGGCCGGTGAAGTCGTGGGTCTCGCCGGGCTGGTCGGCGCGGGCCGCACCGAGGTGGTCCGGGCGATCTTCGGCGTGGACCGCTATGACGCCGGTACGGTCGAGATCGACGGCAAGGAGCTGGCCCGCGGCGATGTCCGTGCCGCCATGCGTGCCGGGCTCGGCCTCGTACCGGAGGACCGCAAGGGCCAGGGCCTGGTCCTGGACGCCTCCCTCCAGGACAACCTCACCCTCGCCCGGCTCGACCGCGACACCCGCGGCGGGCTGGTGGACCGGGGCGCGCAGCGGCGCGAAGCGGCCACCGTCGCCGAGCAGTTGAAGGTCCGGATGAGCGGCCTGGGGCAGAGCGCCCGCACCCTCTCCGGCGGCAACCAGCAGAAGATCGTCATCGGCAAGTGGCTGCTGGCGGACACCAGGCTGCTGATCCTCGACGAGCCGACGCGCGGGATCGACGTCGGCGCCAAGGTCGAGATCTACCAGCTCATCAACGACCTGACGGCGTCCGGCCGCGCGGTGCTGATGATCTCCAGCGATCTGCCCGAGGTGCTCGGTATGAGCGACCGGGTGCTGGTGATGTCGCAGGGCCGGCTGGCCGGTGAGCTGTCGGCCGAACAGGCAACCCAGGACGCCGTGATGGAGCTGGCGCTCCAGTCCCCGCACGGCACGAGCACGAAGTACAACGACAAGAGCGCAATGGAGGGCTCCGATGTCCACTGA
- a CDS encoding LacI family DNA-binding transcriptional regulator produces the protein MANIKDVAERAGVSVATVSRVLNGHSPVAETRERVLAAVQELGYRPNNVARALRTARTGALGLIISDLTNPFFTELADAVEDEARSLGYSLVIGNAGERPAQQDDYIRTLLDRRIDGLLVSSAGTGSAMLREVVASGTPLVLLDRTVPGIDAPCVRADGRTALTELAAHLAALGRRRPAIIVAPAGTPTGDERLALFRTALAGYGLTLPDERVGATPDLQHTGGRRVMSDFLDLAEPPDAVLATDNLMALGAMDELRARGLRVPDDVALVVYDDVPWFTHTDPPLTAIAQPTRELGRAAVHTLLERIEGRPAPSVLLPARLVTRRSCGELPTP, from the coding sequence ATGGCGAACATCAAAGATGTGGCAGAGCGGGCGGGGGTCTCCGTCGCCACGGTCTCCCGCGTCCTCAACGGCCACAGCCCGGTCGCGGAGACCCGCGAGCGGGTGCTCGCCGCCGTGCAGGAGCTGGGCTACCGCCCCAACAACGTCGCCCGCGCGCTGCGCACCGCCCGGACCGGCGCCCTCGGCCTGATCATCAGCGACCTCACCAACCCCTTCTTCACCGAGCTGGCCGACGCCGTCGAGGACGAGGCCCGCAGCCTCGGCTACAGCCTGGTCATCGGCAATGCCGGTGAGCGCCCCGCACAGCAGGACGACTACATCCGCACCCTGCTCGACCGCCGGATCGACGGTCTGCTGGTCAGCTCGGCCGGCACCGGCTCGGCGATGCTCCGCGAGGTCGTCGCCTCCGGCACCCCGCTGGTGCTGCTGGACCGCACCGTGCCCGGTATCGACGCCCCCTGCGTACGCGCCGATGGCCGCACCGCGCTCACCGAGCTCGCCGCGCACCTCGCCGCCCTCGGCCGCCGCCGGCCCGCGATCATCGTCGCCCCGGCCGGCACCCCGACCGGCGACGAGCGCCTCGCCCTCTTCCGTACGGCGCTGGCCGGATACGGCCTCACCCTGCCCGACGAGCGGGTCGGCGCCACCCCCGACCTCCAGCACACCGGGGGCCGGCGGGTGATGAGCGACTTCCTCGACCTCGCCGAGCCGCCGGACGCGGTGCTGGCCACCGACAACCTGATGGCGCTGGGCGCGATGGACGAACTCCGCGCCCGCGGGCTGCGGGTTCCCGACGATGTGGCGCTGGTGGTCTATGACGACGTGCCGTGGTTCACCCACACCGACCCGCCGCTGACCGCCATCGCCCAGCCCACCCGCGAACTGGGCCGGGCCGCCGTACACACCCTGCTGGAGCGGATCGAGGGCCGGCCCGCCCCCTCGGTGCTGCTGCCGGCCCGGCTGGTCACCCGCCGCTCCTGCGGCGAGCTGCCCACCCCCTGA
- a CDS encoding organic hydroperoxide resistance protein, with translation MSIQTVDVVYTAVATAENGRDGRVASDDGKLDVIVNPPKEQGGSGAGTNPEQLFAAGYSACFQGALSVVARRENADVSGSRVTARVGIGKTPDGGFGLTVEITAAIPNVDAATAEDLVEKAHQVCPYSHATRGNIEVKLTVA, from the coding sequence ATGTCCATCCAGACCGTCGACGTCGTCTACACGGCCGTCGCCACCGCTGAGAACGGCCGTGACGGCCGCGTCGCCAGCGATGACGGCAAGCTCGACGTGATCGTCAACCCGCCCAAGGAGCAGGGCGGCAGCGGCGCCGGCACCAACCCCGAGCAGCTCTTCGCGGCCGGTTACAGCGCCTGCTTCCAGGGCGCGCTCAGCGTCGTCGCCCGCCGGGAGAACGCCGATGTCTCCGGCTCCCGGGTGACCGCCCGGGTCGGCATCGGCAAGACCCCGGACGGTGGCTTCGGCCTCACGGTCGAGATCACCGCCGCGATCCCCAACGTCGACGCGGCGACCGCCGAGGACCTCGTGGAGAAGGCGCACCAGGTGTGCCCGTACTCCCACGCGACCCGCGGCAACATCGAGGTCAAGCTGACCGTCGCCTGA
- a CDS encoding NADP-dependent oxidoreductase yields the protein MSALPTTGREWHLVARPHGWPTPEDFALREAAVPEVGEGQILVRTQHFSVDPYMRGRMNDVKSYVPPFQLDQPMDGGAVGEVIASRDDSIAVGDHVLHGLGWREYAVLDAKRAAKVDPSLAPLTAYLGVLGMPGLTAYAGLLEVASFQEGDAVFVSGAAGAVGSEVGQIAKLKGASRVIGSAGSDDKVKLLVEEYGFDAAFNYKNGDVAKQLKEAAPEGIDVYFDNVGGDHLEAAISSLNVHGRAAICGMISMYNATEPSPAPRNLAMVIGKRLRLQGLLVSDHAALQPQFVEEVSAWIRSGELKYSETKVAGIENGVEAFLGLLRGENTGKMIVSLTD from the coding sequence ATGTCCGCACTGCCCACGACCGGCCGCGAATGGCACCTCGTCGCCCGCCCTCACGGCTGGCCCACCCCGGAGGACTTCGCGCTGCGCGAGGCCGCGGTGCCCGAGGTCGGAGAGGGTCAGATCCTCGTCCGTACGCAGCACTTCTCCGTCGACCCGTACATGCGCGGCCGGATGAACGACGTGAAGTCCTACGTCCCGCCCTTCCAGCTCGACCAGCCGATGGACGGCGGCGCGGTCGGCGAGGTCATCGCCTCGCGCGACGACTCCATCGCCGTCGGCGACCACGTCCTGCACGGCCTCGGCTGGCGTGAGTACGCGGTGCTGGACGCCAAGCGTGCCGCCAAGGTGGACCCGTCGCTGGCTCCGCTCACCGCCTACCTCGGTGTGCTGGGTATGCCGGGCCTGACCGCCTATGCGGGTCTGCTGGAGGTGGCGTCCTTCCAGGAGGGCGACGCCGTCTTCGTGTCCGGCGCGGCCGGCGCGGTGGGCAGCGAGGTCGGCCAGATCGCCAAGCTCAAGGGCGCCTCCCGGGTCATCGGCTCGGCCGGCTCGGACGACAAGGTCAAGCTGCTCGTCGAGGAGTACGGCTTCGACGCCGCCTTCAACTACAAGAACGGCGATGTCGCCAAGCAGCTGAAGGAGGCCGCGCCGGAGGGCATCGACGTCTACTTCGACAACGTCGGCGGCGACCACCTCGAAGCGGCCATCAGCTCCCTCAACGTCCATGGCCGCGCCGCCATCTGCGGCATGATCTCGATGTACAACGCGACGGAGCCGAGCCCCGCCCCGCGCAACCTCGCGATGGTGATCGGCAAGCGGCTGCGCCTCCAGGGCCTGCTGGTCAGCGACCACGCCGCACTCCAGCCGCAGTTCGTCGAGGAGGTCTCCGCCTGGATCCGCTCCGGCGAGCTGAAGTACAGCGAGACCAAGGTGGCCGGTATCGAGAACGGCGTCGAGGCGTTCCTGGGCCTGCTGCGCGGTGAGAACACCGGAAAGATGATCGTGAGCCTCACGGACTGA
- a CDS encoding MarR family winged helix-turn-helix transcriptional regulator has product MTPRADSLTVEVVELIGTVVARYYEEYEHAAAEHSLTGAQARVLSLLSAEPLPMRKVAERLKCEPSNITGIVDRLETRGLVERRPDPADRRVKLAAPTDEGARTAEALRTSLHFAREPLGRLTVAERTLLKELLQRMLGVAPE; this is encoded by the coding sequence ATGACCCCCCGCGCAGACTCCTTGACCGTCGAGGTCGTCGAGCTCATCGGCACTGTCGTCGCCCGCTACTACGAGGAGTACGAACACGCCGCGGCCGAGCACTCCCTCACCGGCGCCCAGGCCAGGGTGCTCAGCCTGCTCTCCGCCGAGCCGCTGCCCATGCGCAAGGTCGCCGAGCGCCTGAAGTGCGAGCCGTCGAACATCACCGGCATCGTGGACCGCCTGGAGACCCGCGGCCTGGTCGAGCGCCGCCCCGATCCGGCCGACCGCCGCGTCAAGCTCGCCGCCCCGACCGACGAGGGCGCGCGCACGGCCGAGGCGCTGCGTACGTCACTCCACTTCGCGCGCGAACCCCTCGGCCGGCTGACGGTCGCCGAGCGGACGCTGCTGAAGGAGCTGCTGCAACGGATGCTGGGCGTCGCACCCGAGTGA
- a CDS encoding MFS transporter, whose translation MSFTAYTSPPLAGRREWAALGVLLLPCLLVSMDVSVLYFAVPFLTAELEPSSVQQLWILDVYGFVLAGLLITMGALGDRIGRRKLLLSGALLFGLASGAAAYAQSAEMLIAARALLGIGGATLMPSTLALIRNLFHDAKQRGKAVAIWSTAVTGGIAIGPVLSGGLLEHFWWGSVFLVNAPAMVLLLVCGPLLLPEFKNPAAGRFDLPGSLLSLLAMLPVVYGVKEIARDGLAAWPVLALVGGLLAAAAFVYRQRTARHPMLDLELFRHRGFSVSVLMNLLAMFAIVGCAVFFTQYLQSVRGMSPMEAALWNLLPTLAVGGMAPAATALAQRMDRAYVIAMGCVTAAGGFVWLSRLEPGSALWFVLVGSAVYASGLVMVMSLGNELAIGLAPPERAGSASAVLESGTELGGALGMAILGSIGSAIYRTDIGDALPFGLPAGAAAAARETLAGAAAVAGDLPGRAGEALLTAARAAFTAGMQTAVLVAAGVMACAAVAALTLLRGLRTTGVEGEGDATGAAGAQRGAALPAGAEADAGAEAAGTPTA comes from the coding sequence ATGTCGTTTACTGCGTACACATCCCCACCGCTGGCCGGACGCCGGGAGTGGGCCGCCCTGGGCGTCCTCCTGTTGCCGTGCCTGCTCGTCTCGATGGACGTCTCGGTGCTGTACTTCGCGGTGCCGTTCCTGACCGCGGAGCTGGAGCCCAGCAGCGTCCAGCAACTGTGGATCCTGGACGTCTACGGCTTCGTCCTGGCCGGCCTGCTGATCACCATGGGAGCGCTCGGCGACCGCATCGGCCGCCGCAAGCTGCTGCTGTCCGGCGCCCTCCTCTTCGGACTCGCCTCCGGGGCCGCCGCCTACGCGCAGAGCGCCGAAATGCTCATCGCCGCACGGGCGTTGCTCGGCATCGGCGGCGCGACCCTGATGCCGTCCACGCTCGCGCTGATCCGCAACCTCTTCCACGACGCCAAGCAGCGCGGCAAGGCGGTCGCGATCTGGTCAACGGCGGTGACCGGCGGCATCGCCATCGGTCCGGTGCTCAGCGGGGGGCTGCTGGAGCACTTCTGGTGGGGTTCGGTGTTCCTGGTCAACGCTCCGGCGATGGTGCTGCTGCTGGTCTGCGGGCCGCTGCTGCTGCCGGAGTTCAAGAACCCGGCGGCCGGACGCTTCGATCTGCCGGGCTCGCTGCTGTCCCTGCTCGCGATGCTGCCGGTGGTCTACGGGGTCAAGGAGATCGCCCGCGACGGCCTGGCGGCGTGGCCCGTCCTCGCCCTCGTGGGCGGCCTGCTGGCCGCCGCGGCCTTTGTGTACCGCCAGCGCACCGCCCGCCACCCGATGCTCGACCTGGAGCTGTTCCGGCACCGCGGGTTCAGCGTCTCGGTGCTGATGAACCTGCTGGCGATGTTCGCGATCGTCGGCTGTGCGGTGTTCTTCACCCAGTACCTCCAGTCCGTACGGGGCATGAGCCCCATGGAGGCGGCGCTGTGGAACCTGCTGCCGACCCTCGCGGTGGGCGGGATGGCGCCGGCGGCCACCGCGCTCGCCCAGCGGATGGACCGGGCGTATGTCATCGCCATGGGGTGCGTCACCGCGGCAGGCGGTTTCGTGTGGCTCTCCCGGCTGGAACCGGGCTCGGCCCTGTGGTTCGTCCTGGTGGGCTCGGCGGTCTACGCCTCGGGCCTGGTCATGGTGATGTCGCTCGGCAACGAACTGGCCATCGGTCTCGCGCCGCCCGAGCGGGCGGGCTCCGCCTCGGCCGTGCTGGAGTCCGGCACTGAACTGGGCGGCGCACTGGGCATGGCGATCCTGGGCAGCATCGGGAGCGCGATCTACCGCACGGACATCGGGGACGCCCTGCCCTTTGGCCTTCCGGCGGGCGCGGCCGCTGCGGCACGGGAGACGCTGGCGGGCGCCGCCGCCGTGGCCGGTGACCTCCCGGGCCGGGCGGGCGAGGCGCTGCTGACCGCGGCCCGCGCCGCGTTCACCGCGGGGATGCAGACGGCGGTGCTGGTCGCCGCGGGCGTCATGGCCTGTGCCGCGGTGGCGGCGCTGACGCTGCTGCGGGGGCTGCGGACCACGGGAGTCGAGGGGGAGGGGGACGCCACCGGGGCGGCCGGTGCGCAGCGGGGTGCCGCGCTACCGGCGGGGGCGGAGGCGGATGCCGGGGCGGAGGCGGCCGGTACGCCGACGGCCTAG
- a CDS encoding TetR/AcrR family transcriptional regulator C-terminal domain-containing protein encodes MEQPAPPPYRRIVDTIRRRIDAGELTPGDRVPSTRRITQEWGVAMATATKVLTTLRQEGLVRAVPGVGTVVAEPQQAARSGAARERRPRETDSGLSRESVVRAGVKVADAEGLRALSMRRVAAEFGVSSMALYRHVAGKDELVLLMADAAFRDIELPEPAPDGWRERMEAGARLQWELYRRHPWLAQYLSLTRPQPMPRAMALIEWTMARVRGMDPVTLIHMALTLLGFVLSTAAGFEDDLEAEQETGMDQNQWMATMEPVFDGILDSGSYPMYAGVSGIEDDVVNLESLFEFGLARLLDGMETLVESRAAGAG; translated from the coding sequence GTGGAGCAGCCGGCCCCGCCGCCCTACCGCCGGATCGTCGACACGATCCGACGCCGTATCGACGCCGGCGAGCTGACGCCGGGCGACCGGGTGCCCTCGACCCGGCGGATCACCCAGGAGTGGGGGGTGGCGATGGCGACCGCCACCAAGGTGCTGACGACGCTGCGTCAGGAGGGCCTCGTACGGGCCGTACCGGGAGTGGGCACGGTCGTGGCCGAGCCGCAGCAGGCCGCCCGCAGCGGGGCGGCGCGGGAGCGGCGGCCGCGCGAGACGGACAGCGGGCTGAGCCGCGAGAGCGTCGTACGGGCCGGGGTCAAGGTCGCCGATGCCGAGGGGCTGCGGGCGCTGTCGATGCGCCGGGTCGCCGCCGAGTTCGGGGTGTCCTCGATGGCGCTCTACCGTCATGTGGCGGGCAAGGACGAGCTGGTGCTGCTGATGGCGGACGCCGCGTTCCGCGACATCGAGCTGCCCGAACCGGCGCCGGACGGCTGGCGCGAACGGATGGAGGCGGGCGCGCGGCTGCAATGGGAGCTCTACCGGCGTCATCCGTGGCTGGCGCAGTACCTGTCGCTCACCCGGCCGCAGCCGATGCCGCGGGCGATGGCGCTGATCGAGTGGACCATGGCGCGGGTCCGGGGCATGGACCCGGTCACGCTGATCCATATGGCGCTGACGCTGCTGGGTTTCGTGCTGTCCACCGCCGCCGGGTTCGAGGACGATCTGGAGGCCGAGCAGGAGACCGGCATGGACCAGAACCAGTGGATGGCGACGATGGAGCCGGTGTTCGACGGCATCCTCGACTCGGGTTCCTATCCCATGTACGCGGGGGTCTCGGGGATCGAGGACGACGTGGTCAACCTGGAGTCGCTCTTCGAGTTCGGGCTGGCCCGCCTGCTGGACGGCATGGAGACGCTCGTCGAGAGCCGGGCGGCAGGCGCCGGCTGA
- a CDS encoding rod shape-determining protein: protein MTISLAQLRRCSAAVDIGAARTRVYVKNQGLVVDEPTVAAINTRTGALLAVGAQAEVMDGRTPDYIRVVRPVSGGTIVDIDMAQRLLRTLVGERLRKTWRRRPTMRAAVCLPYGSEPLAQRAAVETLTGLGARRVELVDTLVAAAVGSGLPVEQPEATMIVVCGAGTTQVAVLSLGSIVAAETVPVGGNAIDHAVVQHLRLHHELMLAGQAVRPLQLVLSGGDGLSPGSTEVHGRDVVSGMARSVHVDTERVRDAITTPLTSILDAIGAVLRRCPPDLVADLGERGIVLAGGSALIPGLEPMIHQATTMPVHTADRPDTCAVMGLGAMIEGKVQPLHLDPMAP, encoded by the coding sequence ATGACCATCAGCCTCGCCCAATTGCGGCGGTGCTCGGCCGCCGTCGACATCGGAGCGGCCCGGACCAGGGTGTACGTGAAGAACCAGGGGCTGGTCGTCGATGAACCGACCGTCGCCGCCATCAACACCCGCACCGGGGCGCTGCTGGCCGTCGGCGCCCAGGCCGAGGTGATGGACGGCCGCACCCCCGACTACATCCGCGTGGTGCGGCCGGTCTCCGGCGGCACGATCGTCGACATCGACATGGCCCAGCGGCTGCTGCGCACCCTGGTCGGCGAAAGGCTGCGCAAGACCTGGCGGCGCCGGCCGACGATGCGGGCCGCGGTCTGTCTCCCGTACGGCAGCGAGCCGCTGGCGCAGCGGGCGGCCGTGGAGACGCTCACGGGGCTGGGGGCACGGCGGGTGGAGCTGGTCGACACCCTGGTGGCCGCCGCGGTGGGATCCGGGCTGCCGGTGGAGCAGCCCGAGGCCACCATGATCGTGGTGTGCGGCGCGGGAACCACGCAGGTCGCGGTGCTCTCCCTCGGCTCGATCGTGGCCGCGGAGACCGTGCCGGTGGGCGGCAACGCCATCGACCACGCGGTGGTCCAGCATCTGCGGCTGCATCACGAGCTGATGCTGGCGGGCCAGGCGGTACGGCCGCTCCAGTTGGTTCTCTCCGGCGGCGACGGCCTCTCCCCCGGCTCCACCGAGGTACACGGCCGGGACGTGGTCAGCGGGATGGCGCGCTCCGTCCACGTCGACACCGAGCGGGTACGGGACGCCATCACCACCCCGCTGACCTCGATCCTCGACGCCATCGGGGCCGTGCTGCGGCGCTGCCCGCCGGACCTGGTGGCCGACCTCGGGGAGCGCGGCATCGTGCTCGCGGGCGGCAGCGCGCTGATCCCCGGACTGGAGCCGATGATCCATCAGGCCACGACCATGCCGGTGCACACCGCGGACCGCCCCGACACCTGTGCCGTCATGGGACTCGGCGCCATGATCGAGGGCAAGGTGCAGCCCCTGCACCTCGATCCGATGGCTCCGTAA
- a CDS encoding histidine phosphatase family protein — MSDLLLVRHGETEWSRDGRHTSWTDLPLTAKGEEQARALRPLLSDRKIGQVYASPMERALRTAELAGLARPQIDPDLREWDYGGYEGIATADIHRGRPGWYLFSDGVTEGPEGHPGESPEQVGARADRVLARIASQLAVDEGDVALVAHAHFLRVLAARRLGLPASAGGLFTFETGAVGVLGTEHDRPAVVAWNARSL, encoded by the coding sequence GTGAGCGACCTCCTTCTGGTCCGGCACGGCGAGACCGAGTGGAGTCGGGACGGCAGGCACACCAGCTGGACCGACCTGCCGCTGACCGCCAAGGGTGAGGAGCAGGCCCGCGCACTGCGGCCGCTGCTGTCGGACCGGAAGATCGGGCAGGTGTACGCCAGCCCGATGGAGCGGGCACTTCGCACCGCCGAGCTGGCGGGCCTCGCCCGCCCGCAGATCGACCCCGACCTGCGCGAATGGGACTACGGCGGCTATGAGGGCATCGCCACCGCCGACATCCACCGCGGCAGGCCCGGCTGGTATCTGTTCTCCGACGGCGTCACCGAGGGGCCCGAGGGGCATCCCGGGGAGTCACCCGAGCAGGTCGGGGCACGCGCCGACCGGGTGCTGGCACGAATCGCGTCACAGCTCGCCGTCGACGAGGGCGATGTGGCGCTGGTGGCGCATGCGCACTTCCTGCGGGTGCTGGCCGCCCGGCGGCTCGGACTGCCCGCCTCGGCCGGCGGGCTGTTCACGTTCGAGACCGGCGCGGTCGGCGTCCTGGGGACCGAGCACGACCGCCCCGCGGTGGTCGCCTGGAACGCCCGGAGCCTGTAG
- the trxA gene encoding thioredoxin yields MSTIELTKENFDEIVSGNDFVLIDFWAEWCGPCKQFGPVFERSSETHDDLVFAKVDTEAQPELAQALQIQSIPTVMIVRENIAVFAQPGALPEEALEDVIGQARALDMDEVRASVTEAAQGEQAQAEQGQQAQGS; encoded by the coding sequence ATGAGCACCATCGAGCTCACCAAGGAAAACTTCGACGAAATCGTCTCCGGCAACGATTTCGTTCTCATCGACTTCTGGGCCGAGTGGTGCGGTCCGTGCAAGCAGTTCGGCCCGGTCTTCGAGCGGTCTTCCGAGACGCACGACGACCTGGTCTTCGCCAAGGTCGACACGGAGGCGCAGCCCGAGCTGGCGCAGGCCCTGCAGATCCAGTCCATCCCGACCGTGATGATCGTCCGCGAGAACATCGCGGTCTTCGCGCAGCCGGGCGCGCTCCCCGAGGAGGCCCTGGAGGACGTCATCGGCCAGGCCCGCGCGCTGGACATGGACGAGGTCCGCGCCTCGGTCACCGAGGCCGCGCAGGGCGAGCAGGCGCAGGCCGAGCAGGGGCAGCAGGCGCAGGGCTCGTGA
- a CDS encoding cupin domain-containing protein: MMEVKTVDKPDERRDFPLGHLEALHLTGLDFAVATFDPGWHWTESVGPIAGTTSCEVHHNCFMVQGRMRLRMNDGAESEVGPGDVFVCPPGHDAWVVGDEQVILYDFAGGMATDYAKAKS, translated from the coding sequence ATGATGGAAGTCAAGACGGTCGACAAGCCGGATGAACGGCGCGACTTTCCCCTGGGCCACCTCGAAGCCCTGCACCTCACCGGGCTGGACTTCGCCGTGGCCACCTTCGATCCCGGCTGGCACTGGACGGAGTCGGTGGGGCCGATCGCCGGGACCACGAGCTGCGAGGTCCACCACAACTGCTTCATGGTCCAGGGCCGGATGCGGCTCAGGATGAACGACGGTGCGGAGTCCGAGGTGGGCCCCGGCGACGTCTTCGTCTGCCCGCCCGGTCACGATGCCTGGGTCGTGGGGGACGAGCAGGTCATCCTGTACGACTTCGCGGGCGGTATGGCGACCGACTACGCCAAGGCGAAGAGCTAG
- a CDS encoding glycosyltransferase family 2 protein, translated as MRHLRVGVAILTMGNRPAELQALLDSVAKQDLPPAHIVVIGNGSPLPPLPHGATGVELSDNLGVAGGRNVALDELRKLGDLDLVVDLDDDGLLISPDVFSRLAELHATDPELGIVSFRIADELGRTQRRHVPRLRVGDPARGGQVTTFLGGGHSLSVPMLDRIGGWPDEFFYAHEETDLAWRALDDGWHIRYAPELVLQHPYTSPTRHAVFHRMVARNRVWLAKRHLPALLVPLYLGVWAVLTAVRSRSAAGMRAWAAGFAEGVRTPCGRRRPMRWRTVWRMTRLGRPPVI; from the coding sequence GTGCGTCATCTGCGCGTAGGCGTCGCCATCTTGACCATGGGAAACCGTCCCGCCGAACTCCAGGCGCTGCTGGACTCGGTCGCCAAGCAGGACCTCCCGCCGGCCCACATCGTGGTCATCGGAAACGGCTCGCCGCTCCCCCCACTGCCGCACGGCGCGACCGGCGTCGAGCTGAGCGACAACCTGGGCGTCGCCGGCGGCCGTAACGTCGCCCTGGACGAGCTGCGCAAGCTCGGGGACCTCGATCTGGTGGTCGACCTGGACGACGACGGCCTCTTGATCAGCCCGGACGTGTTCAGCCGGCTGGCGGAACTGCACGCGACCGACCCGGAGTTGGGGATCGTGAGCTTCCGCATCGCCGACGAGCTGGGCCGCACCCAGCGCCGGCACGTCCCCCGCCTGCGGGTCGGCGACCCCGCACGCGGCGGTCAGGTCACCACGTTCCTCGGCGGCGGACACTCCCTGTCCGTCCCGATGCTGGACAGGATCGGCGGCTGGCCCGACGAGTTCTTCTACGCCCACGAGGAAACCGACCTGGCCTGGCGCGCCTTGGACGACGGCTGGCACATCCGCTACGCACCCGAGCTGGTGCTCCAGCACCCGTACACCTCGCCCACCCGGCACGCCGTCTTCCACCGCATGGTCGCCAGGAACCGCGTGTGGCTGGCCAAGCGGCACCTCCCCGCGCTCCTGGTACCGCTCTACCTCGGCGTATGGGCCGTACTGACGGCCGTCCGCAGCCGCTCGGCGGCAGGCATGCGCGCCTGGGCCGCCGGCTTCGCCGAAGGAGTGCGCACCCCGTGCGGGCGGCGGCGTCCGATGCGCTGGCGCACGGTGTGGCGGATGACGAGGCTGGGCCGCCCGCCGGTCATCTGA